The genomic region AGTTGCCCAGGTTGCCGCGGCTGCTCTTCGTGGCCGACGTGGCCATCATCCCGCAGCCGGACGTGGCGGCGAAGCTGCAGATCATCGAGTACTGCCTGCATGCGGCCCGCAGCTTCGGAATTGCGCGGCCGCGGGTGGCCCTGGTCACCGCGACGGAAAAGGTGAGCGCCAAGATGCCGGCCACCGTCGAAGCCGACGAGATCCGGCGCCTGGCGCTGGACGGCCGCTTCGGCGACGCCATCGTCGACGGGCCGCTCGCGCTCGACGTGGCGATTTCACCCGAGGCCTGCCGCATCAAGGAACTGGATTCGCCGGTGGGCGGCCTGGCCGACATCCTGGTGTTCCCGAACATCGAGACCGGCAATGTCTTCTACAAGTCGGCGACCCTCCTGGCCGGCGCGCGCGTGGCCGCCGCCGTGGTCGGCACCACGGCGCCCTGCGTGCTGACCAGTCGCGCCGACGATGAGGAATCGAAGTTGCTGTCCATTGCGCTGGGCTGCCGGCTGGCGGGCTGATCCGTCGGTCGGGGGCCGGCGCGCCACACGAAAGGCGCGTCCATGCCGAACACCCATGACAACCTGAAGGAAGCGTTCGCCGGCGAGAGCCAGGCGTTCCAGAAGTACACCTCGTTCGCCGAGGCGGCGGAGAAGGAGGGACGGCCGAACATCGCGCGGCTGTTCCGCACCACGGCGCAGGCCGAGCGCATCCATGCGGCCGGCCACTTCCAGGCGCTCGAGGGTGTCGGCGGCACGGCCGACAACCTGCGCGAGGCCATCGGCGGCGAGACCTACGAGTTCGAGAAGATGTACCCGCCCATGCTGGCGCAGGCGCAGGCGGAGGGGCACAAGGCGGCCCGCATGTTCCGCTTCGCCGTCGAGGCGGAGAAGGTGCACGCCGTGCTGTACGCGCGCGCCCTGGAAGCGGCGACGCGCGGGGAGGACCTGGCCGAGTCGAAGTTCTACCTGTGCCCCGTCTGCGGGCATATCGAGTTCGGGACCCCGCCGGAGAAGTGCCCGATCTGCGGCGTCCCGGCCGCGAAGTACGTGCAGGTCTGAGGAGGGGCGACGGCGTCCCGCCCGCGTTGACCACCGCCCTGGGCATGAGAAAGGCCCCGCCGGTTTCCACCGGCGGGGCCTCGTGCGTCTCCGGGAGCGGGGCTGTCCCCGCGCCGGGTCAATCCTGCGGCTCTACTTGACCAGCGTCATGCTCCGGGTGATGTCACCCTCGGCCGTACGCAGGCGGTAGAAGTACACACCCGACGGGACCTGGACGCCTTCGTCCGACTGGCCCGCCCAGATGTAGTCGTGGTTGCCGGCGTCGAGCTCGCCCGTCGCCAGCGTCCGGACCAGCGCACCGCGCACGTCGAACACCCGCAGGTCGACCAGACCACGCGTCGGCAACGCGAAGCTGATCTTCGTCGCGGGGTTGAACGGGTTCGGCACGTTCTGCGAGAGGGCCAGCAGCGTGGGCAGCTGGTTCTCGACGCCCGAAATGTAGTCCTGCACGGTCATCGTCAGCGGGACCTGCACTTCGGGATTCGCCAGGTCGTTGCTCAGGATGCGCACCATGCCGGTGTGCACGCCCAGGCTCAGGCCGGACGAATCGAGGTTGACCGTCAGGTCGGCGCTGCCGCCGGCCGGGATGGAACCCGCGGACGGCGTCACCGTCGCCCACTCCGGCAGTGCCGTGAACTTGATGGCCAGGTTGTTGTGCAGGTACGTCGCATTGTACGCCACCTGCAGGCCGACCGTGCCCGTCGCGTTCTGCATGCCCACCGTGGCGCTGTTGCCGGCGCCGCCCAGCGTCAGGTACTGGTACGTGATTGTGCCCGACGGGGTCAGGATCACCTGGAAGGTCAGCGGGATGCTGCCCGTGTAGGTGTAGACGCCGTCCCACTGGATCACCAGGTTGCCGCCGACATTCTGGTAGAAGATGTCGCCGCTACCCGCGGTCGTCAGGTTCAGGTCGTCCCAGAACGGGGCCAGCATGTTCAACGGCGCCGAGGCGCTCGGAATCGCCGTATTGGAGTACGTCGTGACCGTGCTCGAGAAGCTGATGAAGCCGTTCGAGCAGACCCGGAACGTGGTGAACTGCTGGTCGTAGTACTTGAAGGTGAAGCCGATCGGGAACGGTCCCAGGTTGGAATCGTCGCCGGTCGTCATTGCCGCGGTACCCGTGTCGCCGATGTCGGTCCAGTTGAACACCGGGCCGCCGACGGCGTCACTGTCGATCCAGCTGTAGCCGAAGGCATCCGGGCCGCCGCTGCCCATGGGGGTCACGCCGAACTCGTCGTCCTGCGCGTCCTTGGGGCGCTCGGCAGCGGGAGCCGCAGCCTTCGCGTTGGCCACCAGCTTGTTGTACAGGTCCGGCGAGGGCACGGTGTAGTTCAGCGTGCCGGTGCCGTTGTTCTCGATGTGGATGTTCGCGGTCCGCTGCTGGTTGGGCGGCACCGTCTCGTTGATCGAGGCCGGGGTCACCACGATGCCGGCGTTGTTCAGGCCCGTGCCCGACAAGGTCACCGTCAGCGTCGGATGCGACACGTCGTTCGTCGTCAGGGTCAGCGTGCCCGTGGCCAGGCCCGCAGCGACCGGCGCGAAGGTCACGCTGATCGCCTGGGTGGCGCCGGGAGCCACACTGAACGGCGCGGCCACGTTGGCCGTGAAGACCGGGTTGTCGATCGACAGGCCCGTCACCTGCAGCGAGGCGCAGCCGACGTTGGCCACACCAGCGGCCAGGACGGCGTTCTGCGTCAGATAGACGTCACCGAAGGCCAGGTTCGTCGGCGCAACCTGGGCATCCGGCGAGCCCAGCAGGTTCAGGGTCACCGGCACGGCGACGTCCGCCGAGTCGGGGTCGTTGCTGAGCACGTGCAGGTTGGCGGAGTACGTGTCGCCGCAGAGGCCGGCGGCGTCGAAGCCCACCGTCACGATGGCGCTGCCGCCCGCAGGCACGGTGCCCGCGTTCGGGGTCGCCGACAGCCAGGGCGTCTGCGACTCGAAGCGGATGGCCATGTTGTTGTGCACGTAAGCCGCGTTGAAGTTCGGCGCCAGGCCGATGTCCATGGTCTCGTTCTGGATGCCGATGGTGGCGCCATCCAGGACCGAAGGCATGTTCTGGTAGTGGAACTCGATCTTGCCGCTCGGATACAGGTGGATCTGGAACGCGTACGGTCCGCCCGTGCCCAGGCGCGGAACGTCCTTGTACTCGATGATCAGCCTGGTGCCGTCGTAGTAGTAGTACGCGTCACCCGCGCTGCTGAAGGTCAGGTCGTCCCACCAGGGGGCGACCAGGTTCTCCGGCGCCGTGGCGCTTGGCAGGTTCAGGTTAGAGTAACTGGCCAAGGCCACGTTCGTGAAGCTGATCCAGCCGTTCGTGCAGGCGCGGAACGACGAGAAATCGGTGCCGTAGAACGGGAAGTTGAACCCGATGTTGAAGGCGCCGAGGTTCTGGTCGTCGCCGGTGAACGCGATCGGCGTGCCGACGCCCGAGATCTCGATCCAGTTGTAGACCGGACCGCCGACCTCGTCGCTGTCCTTCCACTTGTAGCCGAAGGCATCCGGGCCGCCGGCGCCGGTCACCACAGGGGCGCCGATGCGCGGGTCGACCGCACCCTTGGCCAGGTCGATCGGCTCGGAGCCGGGCACGGGCGCCGCGCTCTTGTTGAGCACGGTGATGTACTCGGCGTCGGGGATCGTGAAGTTCAGGTCACCGAGGCCGCTGTTCGTGATGGTCAGCTGCTGGGTCGAGGTGCCGCCGGTGGGCAGCGTCTCGGTCAGCGAGGCCGGGGCCACCGCGATGTTCGGGAAGTCCAGGCCGGTGCCGCCCAGGGTCACCACGAGCGACGGCGAGTCGGAGTCGTCCGAGGTGATCGTCAGGTTGCCCGCGATGACGCCCGGCGTCGTCGGCGCGAATTTCACCGGAACACTCAGCGTGGCGCCGGCGATGATCACCACAGGCGTCGCCTGCGTGGTCGAGAAGTCGCCGTTGCTGAAGCTGAGGCCATAGATGTTCAGGTCGGCGCAGCCGCCGTTGGTGATGTCCACGTTCAACACCGCATTGCCCGTGATGTAGACCGACCCGAAGGCCAGGCTCGTCTGGGCCAGCGCGATGTCCGGCGTGCCGGTCAGGTTGATGGTCGCGGGCACCACAACGTCGGCATTCGTCGGGTCGTTGCTCAGTACATGGATGTTGGCGTTGAACTGGCTGCCGCACAGGCCGGTGCCGTCGAACGTCACGGCGATATTGGCGCTCGCGCCGGCAGCCAGGCTGCCGCTGGTGGGGCTGATGGCCAGCCACGGCGGCAGGAAGGCAAAGCGGATCGCCAGGTTGTTGTGCACGTAGGCGGTGTTGAAGGCGACCGTCAGGCCGTCCGTGCCCGCCTCGTTCTGGATGCCGACGGTGGCGCTGTCGAACGGCGCCGTCATCGTCAGGTAGTGGTACTCGATGGTGCCGTTCGGATACAGGTGCATCTGCATCGAGTACGGGCCGCCGGTGTTGTAATTGTCCCAGTTGGTGTACTGGACGATCATCCGGGTGCCGTCATAGTAGTAGTGGCAGGTGCCGCCGGTGGGCAGCAGGTCGTCCCAGAACAGGGCCGCCATCGCCAGCGGGGCGCCGGCCGAAGGCAGGGCCGAGTTCGCATTGGCGGTCGCCGACGACGTGAAGCTCACGAAGCCGTTCGAGCCGATGCGGAACGTCGTGTAGTCCACGCCGTAGAACGGGAACGAGAAGCCCAGGTTGAACGGCCCCTGGTTCGAGTCGTCGGTCAGGGTCACCGAGGTGCCCAGGCCCGCGATGTCGATCCAGTTGAACGCCGGGCCGCCGGGGCTGTCACTGTCGGTCCAGTTGTACCCGAACGCGTCGGGACCG from bacterium harbors:
- a CDS encoding phosphate butyryltransferase, coding for MTAITRLDDLLSGLKGAAPRRLAVAAGHDPNTLEAAMRAAAEGIALVTLVADKRRLDEMAAMLGPLPEGVTVIDEADPSIAAARAVALVRSGQADVLMKGLVATSDYMKRILDRELGLLPPGRVLSHVTVLELPRLPRLLFVADVAIIPQPDVAAKLQIIEYCLHAARSFGIARPRVALVTATEKVSAKMPATVEADEIRRLALDGRFGDAIVDGPLALDVAISPEACRIKELDSPVGGLADILVFPNIETGNVFYKSATLLAGARVAAAVVGTTAPCVLTSRADDEESKLLSIALGCRLAG
- a CDS encoding rubrerythrin family protein, whose amino-acid sequence is MPNTHDNLKEAFAGESQAFQKYTSFAEAAEKEGRPNIARLFRTTAQAERIHAAGHFQALEGVGGTADNLREAIGGETYEFEKMYPPMLAQAQAEGHKAARMFRFAVEAEKVHAVLYARALEAATRGEDLAESKFYLCPVCGHIEFGTPPEKCPICGVPAAKYVQV
- a CDS encoding S8 family serine peptidase; this translates as MVVAVIDTGVDYTHPDLAANAWSNPGEIAGNGIDDDSNGFIDDIHGWDFANGDNDPMDDNDHGTHCSGTIGGVANNGIGVAGVNWNVKIMGCKFLTSGGSGSTANAISCIEYATLMGVDVMSNSWGGGGYDAALEAAIQAAYAADIFFVAAAGNSGQDNDVTANYPSNYNVNNVIAVMATNNRDQRVVEPGWWSSSYGATTVDIAAPGLYIWSTTPGNTYQNFSGTSMATPHVAGAMAMLRGRFPSISVDDGKALLMNLGNDAVPALSGLCITGGRLNLLKLIADPDVTLPSTVIDLAVGTAASNWLQLNWTAPGDDGIVGTTSSYDIRYAAAPITDLAGWNAATQVTGEPDPAVSGTAETMQVNGLVASTTYYFSIRAKDEYGNFGDFSNSPAGTTLAPPTIAVAPTSLSASLSTGGSETQTLTVTNTGVGVLDFTIPTPSYIIPAKSDRAPVKQYEYVELGKGEADLRAGINGSGGPDAFGYNWTDSDSPGGPAFNWIDIAGLGTSVTLTDDSNQGPFNLGFSFPFYGVDYTTFRIGSNGFVSFTSSATANANSALPSAGAPLAMAALFWDDLLPTGGTCHYYYDGTRMIVQYTNWDNYNTGGPYSMQMHLYPNGTIEYHYLTMTAPFDSATVGIQNEAGTDGLTVAFNTAYVHNNLAIRFAFLPPWLAISPTSGSLAAGASANIAVTFDGTGLCGSQFNANIHVLSNDPTNADVVVPATINLTGTPDIALAQTSLAFGSVYITGNAVLNVDITNGGCADLNIYGLSFSNGDFSTTQATPVVIIAGATLSVPVKFAPTTPGVIAGNLTITSDDSDSPSLVVTLGGTGLDFPNIAVAPASLTETLPTGGTSTQQLTITNSGLGDLNFTIPDAEYITVLNKSAAPVPGSEPIDLAKGAVDPRIGAPVVTGAGGPDAFGYKWKDSDEVGGPVYNWIEISGVGTPIAFTGDDQNLGAFNIGFNFPFYGTDFSSFRACTNGWISFTNVALASYSNLNLPSATAPENLVAPWWDDLTFSSAGDAYYYYDGTRLIIEYKDVPRLGTGGPYAFQIHLYPSGKIEFHYQNMPSVLDGATIGIQNETMDIGLAPNFNAAYVHNNMAIRFESQTPWLSATPNAGTVPAGGSAIVTVGFDAAGLCGDTYSANLHVLSNDPDSADVAVPVTLNLLGSPDAQVAPTNLAFGDVYLTQNAVLAAGVANVGCASLQVTGLSIDNPVFTANVAAPFSVAPGATQAISVTFAPVAAGLATGTLTLTTNDVSHPTLTVTLSGTGLNNAGIVVTPASINETVPPNQQRTANIHIENNGTGTLNYTVPSPDLYNKLVANAKAAAPAAERPKDAQDDEFGVTPMGSGGPDAFGYSWIDSDAVGGPVFNWTDIGDTGTAAMTTGDDSNLGPFPIGFTFKYYDQQFTTFRVCSNGFISFSSTVTTYSNTAIPSASAPLNMLAPFWDDLNLTTAGSGDIFYQNVGGNLVIQWDGVYTYTGSIPLTFQVILTPSGTITYQYLTLGGAGNSATVGMQNATGTVGLQVAYNATYLHNNLAIKFTALPEWATVTPSAGSIPAGGSADLTVNLDSSGLSLGVHTGMVRILSNDLANPEVQVPLTMTVQDYISGVENQLPTLLALSQNVPNPFNPATKISFALPTRGLVDLRVFDVRGALVRTLATGELDAGNHDYIWAGQSDEGVQVPSGVYFYRLRTAEGDITRSMTLVK